One window of the Eucalyptus grandis isolate ANBG69807.140 chromosome 8, ASM1654582v1, whole genome shotgun sequence genome contains the following:
- the LOC108954486 gene encoding 60S ribosomal protein L17 → MRETRETAFAIRKLPSAKAKRYLEDVLVNKQAIPFQRFCCGVGRTAQAKNWHSNGQGRWPVKSARFILDLLKNAESNAEVKGLDVDALYISYIQVNQDQKQRCRTYRARRRINRMLSNVAPLSLSCSFYYC, encoded by the exons ATGAGAGA AACACGAGAGACGGCCTTTGCAATCAGAAAGCTGCCTTCGGCCAAAGCGAAGAGGTACCTGGAGGATGTGCTGGTGAACAAACAAGCGATACCATTTCAACGATTCTGCTGTGGCGTCGGAAGGACTGCTCAGGCAAAAAACTGGCACTCTAATGGACAAGGACGGTGGCCAGTGAAATCGGCTAGATTCATTCTCGATTTGTTGAAGAATGCTGAGAGTAACGCTGAA GTGAAGGGTTTGGACGTAGATGCGCTCTACATATCTTATATCCAGGTGAACCAGGATCAGAAGCAGAGGTGCCGCACCTACAGGGCTCGCAGAAGAATCAACCGGATGTTATCAAATGTTGCGCCTTTGTCACTGTCGTGTTCATTCTACTATTGTTGA
- the LOC104415687 gene encoding LOW QUALITY PROTEIN: flavonoid 3',5'-methyltransferase (The sequence of the model RefSeq protein was modified relative to this genomic sequence to represent the inferred CDS: substituted 1 base at 1 genomic stop codon): MNVPVDEGQLISMMLKLMNAKKTIEIGVFTGYSLLTTALAPPADGKIIAIDRDKEAYEIGLPYIXKAGVDHKINFIQSDAFLVLNDLIANSQEQGTFDFAFVDAKKDDYMKYHELMLKLVKVGGMIGYDDTLWFGAVALSEADDMGDHLKLWRDQLREFNSFLAKDPRVECCLLSVGGGLTLCRRLY; encoded by the exons ATGAACGTGCCGGTTGATGAGGGGCAGCTGATCTCCATGATGTTGAAGCTCATGAATGCGAAGAAGACAATCGAGATCGGAGTCTTCACCGGCTACTCTCTTCTGACCACCGCACTTGCACCTCCGGCCGACGGCAAG ATAATAGCGATAGATCGGGATAAGGAGGCCTATGAAATTGGCCTGCCATATATCTGAAAAGCCGGAGTCGATCATAAGATCAACTTCATCCAGTCGGATGCTTTCTTGGTTCTAAATGACCTCATTGCAAAT AGCCAAGAACAGGGGacctttgattttgcttttgtgGATGCGAAGAAGGACGACTACATGAAATACCACGAGCTGATGCTCAAGCTGGTGAAGGTCGGAGGAATGATCGGGTACGACGACACCCTGTGGTTTGGTGCGGTCGCACTCTCCGAAGCCGATGACATGGGCGACCACCTGAAGCTCTGGAGAGACCAACTCAGGGAGTTCAACAGCTTCCTGGCGAAGGATCCACGCGTCGAGTGCTGTCTTCTTTCTGTCGGAGGTGGCCTCACGCTTTGTAGGCGCCTCTATTAG
- the LOC120287460 gene encoding 60S ribosomal protein L17-2-like, whose product MTEFASSFGLSPLAWQWDPITGVNEFISRISFLSIVRCLFDPPLVKYSREPENPIVACKARGSDLRVHFKVTRETAFAIRKLPSAKAKRYLEDVLVHKQAIPFRQFCRSVGRTAQAKNRHSNGQGRWPVKLARFILDLLKNAESNAEVKGLDVDALYMSHIQVKQAQKQRRRTYRAHGRINPYMSSPCHIELILSEKEEPMRKEPETQLPTSKSKKSQA is encoded by the exons ATGACCGAGTTTGCCTCTTCCTTCGGCCTCTCCCCTCTCGCTTGGCAATGGGACCCTATCACGGGTGTAAATG AATTCATCTCGAGAATATCCTTTTTGAGCATCGTCCGTTGCCTGTTTGACCCACCGCTGGTGAAGTACTCCAGAGAGCCCGAGAATCCCATTGTTG CTTGCAAGGCTAGGGGCTCTGATCTCAGGGTTCACTTCAAGGTAAC ACGAGAGACGGCCTTTGCAATCAGAAAGCTGCCTTCGGCCAAAGCGAAGAGGTACCTAGAGGATGTGCTGGTGCACAAACAAGCGATACCATTCCGACAATTTTGCCGTAGTGTCGGAAGGACTGCTCAGGCAAAAAACAGGCACTCTAATGGACAAGGACGGTGGCCAGTGAAATTGGCTAGATTCATTCTCGATTTGTTGAAGAATGCTGAGAGTAACGCTGAA GTGAAGGGTTTGGACGTAGATGCGCTCTACATGTCTCATATCCAGGTGAAACAGGCTCAGAAGCAGAGGCGCCGCACCTACAGGGCTCACGGAAGAATCAACC CGTATATGTCATCTCCTTGCCACATCGAGTTGATTTTGTCAGAAAAGGAAGAACCCATGAGGAAAGAG CCGGAGACTCAGTTGCCAACCAGCAAATCTAAGAAGTCGCAAGCTTAA
- the LOC120287461 gene encoding double-strand break repair protein MRE11-like, giving the protein MVVFRTFVVTLWAVKRAIYTFRICDDNPRFTSYRADEVLGRNWFGHVNYEDPHFNVGLPVFSIHGNHDDPAGVNKIARDSDTLKCEEEDLILKVGECLEERVKERSVHPSDTPHGTSSAPSVEAARNRSAAGIGSTVSFSDDEDTAEILGSNSATRGRKGSLGVSRSSRATSDLGRRKTSTRGRGRGRGFANLKQTTLDSALVSRHRERLVADVVMNLSLRIKVVKLQCPIS; this is encoded by the exons ATGGTAGTATTCAGGACATTTGTCGTCACCCTTTG GGCAGTCAAGCGAGCTATCTACACATTCAGG ATCTGCGACGACAATCCCCGCTTCACTTCGTACAGGGCCGACGAGGTCCTTGGTCGGAACTG GTTTGGCCATGTGAATTATGAAGACCCTCACTTCAATGTTGGCTTGCCAGTCTTCAGCATTCATGGAAATCATGATGATCCTGCTGGAGTG AACAAAATTGCTAGGGATTCCGACACCTTGAAATGCGAGGAGGAGGATCTAATTCTTAAAGTCGGCGAGTGTTTGGAG GAACGCGTTAAGGAACGTTCTGTACATCCCAGTGACACCCCACATGGAACATCCAGTGCACCTTCTGTGGAG GCTGCTAGAAATAGGAGTGCTGCAGGAATAGGAAGCACAGTTTCTTTTAGCGATGATGAGGACACAGCAGAGATACTCGGCTCAAACTCTGCCACCAGAGGCCGGAAAGGATCATTGGGAGTTTCTAGATCCTCCCGTGCTACTTCAGATCTAGGAAGAAGGAAAACTTCTACAAGAGGAAGGGGCAGGGGAAGAGGATTTGCTAATTTGAAGCAAACTACTCTTGATTCAGCTTTGGTATCTCGCCATCGTGAAAGGTTAGTAGCGGATGTAGTCATGAACTTGAGCTTACGGATTAAAGTTGTCAAACTCCAATGTCCCATATCCTGA
- the LOC120287616 gene encoding uncharacterized protein LOC120287616, producing the protein MRYTDEIDHRSHPHNLKPEDSKVLFRCNGCKEDGIGLCYRCDQCKFDLHFHCAITSERMSHPCYPNCSFQFKSKPPKGKLRQCNACGKDVNGFFYRCQEKKGVYLHPCCAKLPKHLDGGEVKLSLWMAVSTPCHKCEKKRNSWIYRSSCKGYTLHVACWREMLVESWWKGRGGTTSGVPTGVPCLKDRPQTPHKMSKSKSKKKKWCEMLRLALQFLISAVLGDPTTFIAGVFVSLMSRA; encoded by the coding sequence ATGAGGTACACTGATGAGATCGATCACCGCAGCCACCCACACAACCTGAAGCCCGAGGACAGCAAGGTCCTGTTCAGATGCAACGGGTGCAAGGAGGACGGCATCGGGTTATGCTACCGCTGCGACCAGTGCAAATTCGACCTTCACTTCCACTGCGCCATCACATCTGAGAGGATGTCTCACCCCTGCTACCCCAATTGCTCCTTCCAGTTCAAGTCGAAGCCCCCGAAGGGGAAGCTCCGCCAATGCAATGCATGCGGGAAGGACGTGAATGGCTTCTTCTACCGCTGccaggaaaaaaaaggggtcTACCTCCACCCCTGCTGTGCAAAGCTGCCAAAGCACCTGGACGGCGGCGAGGTGAAGCTCTCCTTGTGGATGGCGGTGAGTACGCCTTGCCATAAGTGtgagaagaaaaggaatagcTGGATCTATAGGTCCAGCTGCAAGGGGTACACTTTGCATGTTGCTTGTTGGAGGGAGATGCTGGTGGAGAGTTGGTGGAAAGGCCGCGGTGGTACTACGAGTGGGGTTCCGACTGGAGTCCCCTGCTTGAAGGACAGGCCCCAGACACCACATAAGATGAGcaagagcaagagcaagaagaagaagtggtGTGAGATGCTTCGTTTGGCTCTTCAATTCCTGATATCTGCGGTGTTAGGTGACCCGACGACCTTTATTGCTGGCGTTTTTGTCTCGCTTATGTCTCGAGCATGA